GTAGCCGGAAATCCTGCAGCAACAGATATCACTTCATCCCCGGGTTTAAGTCGTCTGTCCCCCAGTTTTTCGGAAGTCAGCGCGGAGAATGCAAGAAGATTGGCGGAAGAGCCTGAATTGGTGAGCAAAACATGTTCAACACCTAAAAATTCAGCAATCTTTTCAGCAAAAGCTTCAGAAAACCGTCCTTCGGTGAGCCAGAAATCCAATGACGCATCGACAGCATTCGTCACTTCCTGTTCATCGAATACGCGACCGGCATAATTAACCTTCGATTTACCCGGAATAAATTCCATCGGCTGAAAACGGGTATGGTGGTATATTTCGGTTTCATTGATTACTATTCGGCGCAGTAACTTAAACATTGCCGAAGCATTCAGTTCTGCCAACTCTTTTAGAATAATATCTTTACTGAGAAGAACAATTTTATCCAATTGAAGATAAGAAGCAACGGGAAGAGGAATAGATTTAAAATCAGTTTGTTTTAAGATGATCTGATTTCTACTTGGGTAATTTTTTGTTGTGATAAAAGCAAAACGGATATCTCCATATTCATTGGGTTCACTAAGCGCCAAAACCGGCCTTTTCTTGCTAGAAGATAAATCAGTGTATGGAAACGGCACTTTAAAAATCTTTCCTTTATAATTCATTCCAAATATCCTCCTCCGGTTCGTTCAACATTTGTGTCATACCACTTTGTTCCTGTATTTTCATAAGGTCGTATGATGACGTTTCAGTCCCTGTTTCACCTATATTTGTGGGCAATATAATCATTTCGGCTTGTACCCCGAAACTGTCAGGTATATTATATTGCTTAAATTCCTTTCTTGGAATAATTCTTTTGATTGCTTGCATATGATTCTGTTTTTATACAATGTTACACGTAGTGATTCTGTTTTATCTTTATTGCTATTTGAGATTTTGACTGAAAAACTGAATAATAAACAATCGAAAATAAAGCAATTGAATGCGATTGACAGTTGGCAATAAAAATTTGAAGAAGAGAAGTTCTGAAGTTAAGGATGTTATAACCTTCAATCTTTCGATCCAAAATTCCCATAACAGATTCCTTTTACTCAATTCTTTCTTCAGTCCTTCAATCTAAAGGGACGTAGTCCTGAAATCTTAGTAGCACGAAATAGCAAATTACATTACAAGGGGCGTAGCCCTGAAATCTTAATGTTAAATTAACAAAACAATAAACATCAAGAAATGAAGGAAATTGTGGTCGTTAAAAGAACTATGAACAACAAGCATTGAATTATCTCATCTTCAAATTTTCAAATCTATATATTGTTCTATTTGTTTCTCAGTAATTATTCTCACATCTTCATTGGACAAAAAGGCTTTATTCCAATCGACAATCGATTTTAGGGTGGTTTCAATATTCCAAAGAGGTTCCCAGCCTAATCTGGCTTTAGCTTTCGAGCAATCCAGTTTCAAATAGGTAGCTTCATGGGGCTGTGGATGATTATCAATAGCATACGAAGCATCATTGCCCCACAAGGCACAAATACGTTTTACGATCCATTCGACATTTTTTGCATCTTTATCATCAGGCCCAAAATTCCATGCTTCGGCAAATGGCGCTCCATCTTGATAAAGACGTTCCGCCAGCATCAGGTATCCTGCCAGAGGCTCCAATACATGTTGCCAGGGTCGAATTGCATACGGGCTTCGTATCTTCACCTCTTCACCTTGTGTAATAGCCCGGATAAAATCGGGAATCAACCGGTCTTCTGCCCAGTCGCCTCCTCCAATCACATTTCCGGCACGGGCCGAGGCAATAGCCACACCATGTTCAGCATAGGTCTGAGAGTTGAAAAAAGAATTGCGAAAAGCCGATGTCACTAATTCAGAGCAGGCCTTACTGTTCGAATAGGGATCATATCCCCCTAAGGGTTCATTTTCACGATATCCCCAAAGCCATTCCTTATTGTCATAACATTTGTCAGTTGTAACATTGACAACTGCTTTTATTCTGGTGGTGTGCCGGATGGCTTCCAACAAATGCACTGTCCCCATCACGTTCACTTCGTAGGTTTCCATCGGATTCTTATAAGATTCCCTTACCAATGGCTGGGCAGCCATGTGGATCACAATCTCGGGCTTTACCTGCTGCAAGGTTAACAATAATCTATTATAATCGCGTATGTCCCCAATAAAAGAAGTAACAAGTTCATCAATATGTGCTTCTTCATATAAACTGGGAAAAGTAGGCGGTTCAAGGGCATAACCAGATACAGATGCACCCAGCTTATGAAGCAACAAGGAAAGCCATGAACCTTTAAACCCTGTATGTCCGGTAATCAATACCCGTTTCCCTTTATAAAAATCTCCAAACATAATTCGTGTAATTCGTCTTAATTCGTGAAATTGGTAAAATTCGTAAATACACTCACCAAATTTTCCATTCGCAATGTTCGGAATTCCACATTGCCTCCAACTCTATTTTATCCCGTAATGTATCCATAGGTCTCCAAAAACCGGTATGCCGGTATCCTGCCAGTTGGTTATCTCGGGCAATGGTTTCCAAAGGAGTGCGTTCCCAAATGGTTTGATCTCCTTCCGTAATGTATTGGAAAATCTGAGGTTCTAGTACAAAAAAACCACCATTAATCCATGCGCCATCGCCTCTGGGTTTTTCCTGAAAAGCGGTAATCATATTTTCTGCATTAAGTTCTACTGCCCCGAATTTACCCGAAGGCTGTACAGCGGTAAGTGTTACCAATTTGCCATTTTGTTTGTGAAAATCTACCAATTGATGAAGATCTACATTGCTTACGCCATCCCCATACGTCAACATGAAGGTTTCATTACCAATATATTTTTCCACCCGCTGAATACGTCCCCCGGTCATGGTATTCAATCCTGTATCAACTAATGTGATTTTCCACGGTTCTGCATGGGAATCATGAATTTGAATATCGTTATTACCAAGATCGATGGTAACATCCGCCTGATGCAAAAAATAATTGGCAAAATACTCCTTAATGATATATCCTTTATAGCCACAACAAACAATAAACTCATTAAAGCCATATGCTGAATAAATTTTCATGATATGCCACAGAATAGGCTTGCCTCCGATTTCCACCATAGGTTTTGGCTTCAAATCGGTCTCTTCACTCAAACGGGTTCCCAACCCTCCGGCTAAAATGACGACTTTCATGTATAAACAATTTTAA
The sequence above is drawn from the Microbacter margulisiae genome and encodes:
- the rfbG gene encoding CDP-glucose 4,6-dehydratase, with the protein product MFGDFYKGKRVLITGHTGFKGSWLSLLLHKLGASVSGYALEPPTFPSLYEEAHIDELVTSFIGDIRDYNRLLLTLQQVKPEIVIHMAAQPLVRESYKNPMETYEVNVMGTVHLLEAIRHTTRIKAVVNVTTDKCYDNKEWLWGYRENEPLGGYDPYSNSKACSELVTSAFRNSFFNSQTYAEHGVAIASARAGNVIGGGDWAEDRLIPDFIRAITQGEEVKIRSPYAIRPWQHVLEPLAGYLMLAERLYQDGAPFAEAWNFGPDDKDAKNVEWIVKRICALWGNDASYAIDNHPQPHEATYLKLDCSKAKARLGWEPLWNIETTLKSIVDWNKAFLSNEDVRIITEKQIEQYIDLKI
- the rfbF gene encoding glucose-1-phosphate cytidylyltransferase — encoded protein: MKVVILAGGLGTRLSEETDLKPKPMVEIGGKPILWHIMKIYSAYGFNEFIVCCGYKGYIIKEYFANYFLHQADVTIDLGNNDIQIHDSHAEPWKITLVDTGLNTMTGGRIQRVEKYIGNETFMLTYGDGVSNVDLHQLVDFHKQNGKLVTLTAVQPSGKFGAVELNAENMITAFQEKPRGDGAWINGGFFVLEPQIFQYITEGDQTIWERTPLETIARDNQLAGYRHTGFWRPMDTLRDKIELEAMWNSEHCEWKIW